The Eleutherodactylus coqui strain aEleCoq1 chromosome 6, aEleCoq1.hap1, whole genome shotgun sequence genome window below encodes:
- the CXCR3 gene encoding C-X-C chemokine receptor type 3, producing MSYSVEMGDSFENMTFPYSDSPYNDDYNMCTHEKSKIFDQIFLSAFYSILFTAGILGNGLVILVMLLTNHRKMQSTDVFIVHLALADLLLVSTLPLWALQAIYGWIFGEALCKIAASLFKINFYAGSFLLACISIDRYLSIVYAVEIYKKHRKNYVHWSCLVVWSLCIIMSIPDILYYSVSFESRTNISTCDPFYPENNSKAWKVTTTLLFQIFIFFLPLIFMLFCYSHIIITLLRSQGFKKHKAIRLIIAVVVTFFLCWTPYNVAAFLDMLTLLEIITDCSFINNIDFALSVTSCICYLHCCLNPILYAFIGAKFKDNLCNLISKTRLCPWFVARHVQRKQTSSKSFTWSSSGDTTMSGIY from the exons ATGTCCTATTCTGTCGAAATG GGTGACAGCTTTGAGAACATGACATTTCCATACTCGGATTCTCCATACAATGATGACTATAATATGTGTACTCATGAGAAGAGCAAGATTTTTGACCAAATCTTTTTGTCAGCATTCTATAGCATTTTGTTTACAGCCGGAATTTTGGGCAACGGTCTAGTCATATTGGTGATGCTGTTGACCAATCATCGGAAGATGCAGAGCACTGATGTGTTTATTGTTCACCTGGCACTGGCGGATTTGCTTCTAGTTTCTACTTTACCATTGTGGGCACTACAAGCAATTTATGGATGGATATTTGGAGAGGCCCTCTGTAAAATAGCTGCTTCCCTTTTCAAGATCAACTTCTATGCAGGCAGTTTTCTGCTTGCCTGTATCAGCATTGACCGCTATCTCTCTATTGTATATGCTGTTGAGATCTACAAGAAACATAGGAAGAACTATGTTCACTGGAGTTGTTTGGTTGTATGGTCTTTGTGTATTATTATGTCTATTCCCGATATTCTTTATTATTCGGTTTCATTTGAGTCTCGCACCAACATATCTACATGTGACCCATTCTACCCTGAGAACAATTCCAAGGCTTGGAAAGTGACTACAACTTTACTGTTCCAAATCTTTATCTTCTTCTTGCCTCTAATTTTCATGCTGTTTTGCTACTCTCACATTATAATAACACTGCTAAGATCTCAGGGGTTTAAGAAACATAAGGCAATCAGGCTTATCATAGCAGTAGTAGTGACTTTCTTCTTGTGTTGGACTCCATACAATGTTGCAGCTTTTTTAGATATGTTGACCTTGCTGGAAATAATTACTGATTGCTCCTTCATAAATAACATTGATTTTGCATTATCTGTCACATCCTGTATATGCTACTTGCATTGCTGCCTGAACCCTATTCTCTATGCTTTTATTGGAGCGAAATTCAAGGATAACTTGTGTAACCTGATCAGTAAAACAAGACTATGTCCATGGTTTGTGGCCAGGCACGTCCAGCGAAAGCAAACTTCATCAAAATCTTTCACTTGGTCTTCATCTGGAGATACGACCATGTCTGGGATTTACTAA